The Opitutaceae bacterium nucleotide sequence GAGCAGCACAGTCCGGCCGCTCTTCATCTTGATCAGCGCATTGCTCATGTCATCGACGTCGAACGGCTTGCTCGGATCGACCTCCGACTTGCCCCAGCCGCCTTCGCCGAGTCCGCGGTTGCCAAACCTGGTGAAGGTCTGCCCGCTGACTGCCGCGGCATCAAAATCGTCCATCAGGTGGAGAATCATATCGAGGGCATGCACGCCGATATCGTAGGTACACCCTCCACCGGCGAGGGCTTTCTGGGTGAACCAAGTGCCCATCTTGGGAATCCCGCTCCGGCGCATCCAGCGAGCCTTCGCATGATAGACGTCACCGAGTTTGCCCCTGGTCACCAATTGCTTGATCGTCTGGACCTCCGGGGTGAACCGAATGTTCTGGCCGATCATGAGGTGGCGTTTCTTGCGCCTGGCCAAGGCAATGACTCTGGCGGCGTCTGCCGCGTTGGTGGCCATCGGCTTGTCGATCATCAGGTGCTTGCCGGCGCTCAGCGCATCCAGGCCCACCGGTGCGTGAAGGAAATTCGGCAGGGCGATGCTCACCACGTCGACGTCCTTGCGGGCGAGAACATCCTTGTAGTCGGTGTAGAGATCGGGAATGCAAAAGCGATCGGCCGCCTCCTTGCCCCGGATCGGGCTGGTCTCGGCCAAGGCCACCACCCGCGCAGCGGGATGGTCCTGGAAGCTTTGAATATGATTGAGGCCGATCGCTCCGGCTCCGATCACGGCGACGTTCACGGTGGTATTGCGTCCCATAAGAAAGTGGACAAGGTATTGTTGGGTGAAGACTTCGGGCGCAAGCACGAAGCAATCCCCGATCCATCCTGAGGTTGGAAACACAGCTGTGGAAAGACACTTGGCAACGACGCTGCAGATGGTAGGGTGGCCCTTCCCTGGCCCCGTGACTCCATCTGGCGGGGCACCCGGTCCCGTCCTACTCAATCCATGAAAATCTGTGATCTGACGCAGTTCTACAGCCCTCTCGGCGGGGGCGTGAAGCGCTATATCAGCGACAAGCAGCGTCATTTTGCCAAGGTGAACGACCTTGAGCATGTTCTGATCATTCCGTCCGCCCGCAACGCCGTGACTTCAGGGGCCATCACCCGGCAGTACGAAATCAATTCGCCCCGGCTGATTGGCTCGCGCAGCTACCGAATTCTCATGAATCGGAAACGGATCCTCGAGATCATCGAACAGGAACGACCGGACCTGATCGAGATCGGCGACCCCTACCGGACAGCCTGGATCGGGCTGGAAGCCGCGAGGAAAATCGGTGTTCCGGTGATCTCTTTCTACCATTCCGACTTCCCACGG carries:
- a CDS encoding Gfo/Idh/MocA family oxidoreductase, with product MLAPEVFTQQYLVHFLMGRNTTVNVAVIGAGAIGLNHIQSFQDHPAARVVALAETSPIRGKEAADRFCIPDLYTDYKDVLARKDVDVVSIALPNFLHAPVGLDALSAGKHLMIDKPMATNAADAARVIALARRKKRHLMIGQNIRFTPEVQTIKQLVTRGKLGDVYHAKARWMRRSGIPKMGTWFTQKALAGGGCTYDIGVHALDMILHLMDDFDAAAVSGQTFTRFGNRGLGEGGWGKSEVDPSKPFDVDDMSNALIKMKSGRTVLLEVTWAAHQPTRDENGGQLFGTEGGATTNPAQFYRSTKTGYVVEQLNTSACLVTPNRMGHFVDVVLGKAEPYVQPAQSLAVQKILDAIYESSATGREVRIR